The Gilliamella apicola genome window below encodes:
- a CDS encoding DUF2931 family protein — translation MLKLIISTLCLTLLISGCLSPIKSKPIDPNLPQKPYSRWYISGRYPHLFEARVYDVLIKTQSNKYKIIDIVANDNQNLKTPGQWQTRFGITHLPVYSDLPEEFFIGWSSFADQTFYRTKLVMPLWARQEMVKPHQYYSYANDKNDIGYNRTIIIGFAPGGSVTGWITGVPQQEAIEFGKGVTERIPQGSDVCPNPYPDGKIPEISDEAKAWLKKHGMPKEWQEKYNNVTMGQYLKLKNPARF, via the coding sequence ATGTTAAAATTAATCATTTCCACCCTTTGTTTGACGTTACTAATCAGTGGTTGCCTATCGCCAATTAAATCTAAACCAATCGATCCTAATTTACCCCAAAAGCCTTACAGCAGATGGTATATTAGTGGTCGTTATCCACATCTATTTGAAGCTCGAGTTTACGATGTTTTAATAAAAACTCAATCAAATAAATACAAAATTATTGATATTGTCGCTAACGATAATCAAAATTTAAAGACGCCAGGTCAATGGCAAACGAGATTTGGGATTACTCACCTACCTGTCTATTCTGATTTACCCGAGGAATTCTTTATTGGTTGGTCATCTTTTGCTGATCAAACTTTTTATCGTACCAAATTAGTGATGCCATTGTGGGCTCGTCAAGAAATGGTGAAACCACATCAATATTATTCCTATGCGAATGATAAGAATGATATTGGTTATAACAGAACAATTATTATCGGTTTTGCTCCTGGAGGAAGTGTTACTGGGTGGATTACAGGAGTTCCTCAGCAGGAAGCCATTGAGTTTGGAAAAGGAGTAACGGAACGAATACCACAAGGTTCAGATGTATGCCCAAACCCATATCCCGATGGAAAAATACCAGAAATCTCAGATGAAGCTAAGGCATGGTTAAAGAAACATGGTATGCCGAAAGAGTGGCAAGAAAAATACAATAACGTCACTATGGGGCAATATCTTAAACTTAAAAACCCAGCCAGATTTTAA
- a CDS encoding DUF2931 family protein: MLKLLISTLCLTLLIIGCQSPIKSKPIDPNLPKKPYSEWYISGRYPHYFHAKAFSTMIKTQSNKYKIIDIVVRDNQNYETPGQWQTGFGFSHLPVYSDLPEEFFICWSSFADQTFYRTKLVMPLWARQEMVKAHHYYSEAFNKNKIGYNDTIIIGFAPGGSVTGWVTGNPQKDSEAIEFGKGVTERIPQGSDVCPNPYIDGKIPEITDEAKAWLKKHGMPKEWQEKYNNVTMGQYLKLKNPARF, encoded by the coding sequence ATGTTAAAATTACTCATTTCCACCCTTTGTTTGACGTTACTAATCATTGGTTGCCAATCGCCGATTAAATCTAAACCAATCGATCCCAATTTACCCAAAAAACCTTACAGCGAATGGTATATTAGTGGTCGTTATCCACACTATTTCCACGCTAAGGCATTTAGTACTATGATAAAAACCCAATCTAATAAATACAAAATTATTGATATTGTCGTTAGGGATAATCAAAATTATGAGACACCAGGTCAATGGCAAACGGGATTTGGATTTAGCCATCTGCCAGTCTATTCTGATTTACCCGAGGAATTTTTTATTTGTTGGTCATCTTTTGCCGACCAAACTTTTTATCGTACTAAATTAGTAATGCCATTGTGGGCACGCCAAGAAATGGTAAAAGCACATCATTATTATTCTGAAGCCTTTAATAAAAATAAAATTGGTTATAATGATACTATTATTATTGGTTTTGCCCCAGGAGGTAGTGTTACTGGATGGGTTACAGGTAATCCTCAAAAAGATTCAGAAGCCATAGAGTTTGGAAAAGGAGTAACGGAACGGATACCACAAGGTTCAGATGTATGTCCAAATCCTTATATTGATGGGAAAATACCAGAAATTACAGATGAAGCTAAGGCATGGTTAAAGAAACATGGTATGCCGAAAGAGTGGCAAGAAAAATACAATAACGTCACTATGGGGCAATATCTTAAACTTAAAAACCCAGCCAGATTTTAA
- a CDS encoding T6SS phospholipase effector Tle1-like catalytic domain-containing protein — protein sequence MDNKKQKIFTTSTTKNVLPNGEVAVHQQVIKRPEEVILTIGIFFDGTANNSFNIAMREEYQQALARGETPEISFPVFNTSYTNDHSNVYKLYQMYVSDEEKEFSLLPKDKNGIVHCQLSVYIEGVGSRIGETDSNIGFATGLGSTGIKGKINRAIVEIDKQLNIFLDKSPKLRIQQIKYNVFGFSRGAATARYFTNFVADKLKYDDKRGNNNPLTKMLKQTLDGKISDHWQGHVNGRISFLGIFDTVAGIGRPENLFDAGDANTFDIDIHIHPDSTDAGLHIEAAHEYRHNFSLNTVPSYFKKVIVPGAHSDIGGGYPNNDIEENLYITDVYQHTDLYLSQPSNIRKKLQNALIKIQQHPDLYYIFYGLSEENFYQWTTPVRYDNQSYTNAYGVIRIKRIIKFGLDRIALKIMYNEAVKNNCKFYIFDKDHDVPNELQNIAIKIIKSADNYQNYQLTNAEKRLVLNNYVHSSTEYERCFYTKPAEKELIDKNTGQIVKISWPTKKAKEHAKTGLLQVHQPHLNDQGSWQRLVHPDQ from the coding sequence ATGGATAACAAAAAACAAAAAATATTTACTACCTCTACAACAAAAAATGTTTTACCTAATGGTGAAGTTGCAGTACATCAGCAAGTGATTAAACGTCCAGAAGAGGTTATATTAACTATAGGAATATTTTTTGACGGTACCGCCAACAACTCGTTCAATATCGCCATGCGTGAAGAATATCAACAAGCGCTTGCTCGTGGTGAAACACCAGAAATCAGCTTTCCAGTATTCAATACCAGTTATACTAATGACCATTCTAATGTATACAAACTATATCAAATGTATGTCTCCGATGAAGAAAAGGAGTTTTCATTACTTCCAAAAGATAAAAATGGAATCGTTCATTGTCAATTAAGCGTTTATATTGAAGGCGTTGGGAGCCGAATAGGTGAAACAGATAGTAATATTGGCTTTGCCACTGGACTCGGTTCAACTGGAATTAAAGGCAAAATTAATCGAGCGATTGTTGAGATAGATAAACAATTGAATATATTTTTGGATAAATCCCCTAAATTACGTATCCAACAGATTAAATATAATGTATTTGGTTTCAGTCGTGGCGCAGCAACGGCTCGCTACTTTACTAATTTTGTTGCCGATAAGTTGAAATATGATGATAAACGAGGAAATAATAACCCGCTAACCAAAATGTTAAAACAGACATTAGATGGCAAAATTAGCGATCACTGGCAGGGACATGTAAATGGTCGCATATCCTTTTTGGGAATCTTTGATACCGTTGCAGGGATTGGTCGACCGGAGAATTTATTTGATGCTGGTGATGCCAACACCTTTGATATTGATATCCATATTCATCCTGACTCAACGGATGCGGGTTTACATATTGAGGCAGCGCATGAATACCGGCACAATTTTTCACTTAATACGGTACCAAGTTATTTTAAAAAAGTAATTGTACCAGGAGCTCATTCAGATATAGGCGGTGGATATCCAAATAATGATATAGAAGAAAATCTCTATATTACTGATGTTTATCAGCACACTGATCTCTATTTAAGTCAACCATCAAATATTCGTAAAAAGTTACAAAACGCACTTATCAAGATCCAACAGCATCCAGATTTATATTATATTTTTTATGGATTAAGTGAAGAAAACTTCTATCAGTGGACAACTCCTGTTAGATACGATAATCAATCTTATACAAATGCTTATGGTGTGATTCGTATTAAGAGAATTATCAAATTTGGTCTTGACCGCATCGCTTTAAAAATAATGTATAATGAAGCGGTGAAAAATAATTGTAAATTTTACATATTTGATAAAGATCATGATGTTCCGAATGAATTACAAAATATTGCAATTAAGATAATTAAATCTGCTGACAATTATCAAAATTATCAGTTAACAAATGCTGAAAAACGCTTAGTTTTAAATAATTATGTCCACTCATCTACTGAGTACGAACGTTGTTTTTATACCAAACCAGCAGAAAAAGAATTGATAGATAAGAACACCGGTCAAATCGTCAAAATTAGCTGGCCAACAAAAAAAGCAAAAGAACATGCAAAAACTGGTTTACTGCAAGTTCACCAGCCCCATCTTAATGACCAAGGTAGCTGGCAACGACTGGTTCATCCAGATCAATAA
- a CDS encoding DUF2345 domain-containing protein encodes MKYIEDNMYKGLTNLVNQLGNGLSRGLKNGLVNGAGHNRYTLNMDGLPAEVSILQVEGDEQLNQPWHYTITFTSSNKHLLVESFLNQNARLSFNSTNSNHLNDIATKGLDALNSLTSANPLQALKQSEPLKQLDKFTQSNPLDSLNSLTQLNPLNSLNSLLSQGGSRTFYGVITQFSQLSVSNDEARYQVVLSSQLAKLALSHNCAIFQNQSVISVVEEVLRGHGYTGIDYHLALKEQYPEREFITQWQESDLEFIQRLLADVGVYFRFETHGEHNCDVMVISDYEQGYQQVADIVYKQPSGTLDNGVESVWDMTLHSQMVEASVTVQDYNYRDAQANLLGGVNSQQKDNTTYGTDYRYDEHYKGLNSNGDSNNGIDSDTNNNNDDDDDENSGDIDTNDGQGSNDNDNNSDNTSNSNNNSSDISTNSGNTSNGVESGEWYARIRHERAISRQILIRGKSNQANLAPGQHIRIKGSAIAGIDEGIMILTVQGQGNRSDAYELSFIAIPYQPLKPYRPEPIPFPTIDGTLPARVTSPDNDTYGYIDTQGRYRVKFNFDLKEWRNGEESLWLRLAKPYAGSTYGFHFPLIDGTEVAVAFTNGNPDRPYIAHAMHDSQHPDHVTTINKHRNVIRTPANNKLRMDDKRGQEHIKLATEYGKTQLNIGHLVDQNKTQRGEGFELRTDEWGAIAANKGLYLTSQTEPKAQGKQLDMQAAITQLENALSIAKALQNAATASEAHGADTDSQEQLKTTLTQLAQSGILAYAQEGIALTSPENIQLSTSNSVSMTSENQTDINALKNITISSGESIGLFAHKSGMKVFANQGDVEVQAQNANLNMAAKQDIKIDSVDGELTVTASEELTLMCGGSYIKISSAGIELGTADNVYIKSNVLQKMGPKKIESPNIALPQKVTENGIRFHFIDEQGRVYANEPYIVVLPDGRKLHGLTDKNGRTKAFYTDSPDSVNIQLTRLI; translated from the coding sequence ATGAAATATATTGAGGATAACATGTACAAAGGATTAACCAATCTGGTGAATCAATTAGGCAATGGTTTAAGTCGTGGTTTAAAGAATGGGTTGGTTAATGGCGCGGGTCACAATCGTTACACGTTAAATATGGACGGTTTGCCTGCTGAAGTTTCAATTTTACAGGTTGAAGGTGATGAGCAACTTAACCAGCCTTGGCATTACACTATTACTTTTACCAGCTCAAATAAACATCTTCTTGTTGAGTCATTTCTTAATCAAAATGCCCGTTTGAGTTTTAACTCGACTAATTCTAACCATTTAAATGATATTGCAACGAAAGGACTTGATGCGCTCAATTCTTTAACCTCCGCCAATCCTTTACAAGCATTAAAACAGTCCGAGCCATTAAAACAGTTAGATAAGTTTACACAATCTAATCCACTCGATTCACTTAACTCTTTAACGCAACTCAATCCACTTAATTCCTTAAACTCATTATTATCTCAAGGCGGCTCACGCACTTTTTATGGTGTGATAACCCAGTTCAGTCAGTTATCGGTGAGTAATGACGAAGCCCGTTATCAGGTGGTTTTGTCCTCGCAATTAGCCAAACTGGCATTAAGTCATAACTGTGCCATTTTTCAAAATCAGAGCGTTATCAGTGTGGTTGAAGAGGTATTGCGCGGTCATGGTTATACCGGAATTGATTATCATTTAGCGCTTAAAGAGCAATACCCAGAGCGTGAATTTATCACCCAGTGGCAAGAGAGTGACCTTGAGTTTATTCAAAGACTGCTTGCTGATGTAGGTGTCTATTTCCGATTTGAAACCCATGGCGAACACAATTGTGATGTGATGGTCATCAGTGATTATGAACAAGGTTACCAGCAGGTGGCTGATATTGTCTACAAACAACCAAGTGGTACACTGGATAACGGCGTTGAAAGTGTCTGGGATATGACCTTGCACAGTCAAATGGTGGAAGCTTCGGTAACAGTACAAGATTATAACTATCGAGATGCGCAGGCGAACTTACTCGGTGGAGTTAACAGCCAACAGAAAGATAATACCACTTATGGCACTGATTACCGTTATGATGAGCACTATAAAGGGTTAAATAGCAATGGTGACAGCAATAATGGAATTGATAGTGACACCAACAATAATAATGATGACGATGATGATGAAAATAGTGGTGATATCGATACCAATGATGGTCAAGGCAGTAATGACAACGACAATAATAGCGATAACACAAGTAATAGCAATAACAACAGCAGTGATATTAGTACTAACTCTGGTAATACAAGTAATGGTGTTGAAAGTGGTGAATGGTATGCCCGCATTCGTCATGAACGAGCCATTAGCCGTCAAATCCTTATCCGCGGTAAAAGTAATCAGGCCAATTTAGCACCGGGTCAACATATTCGCATCAAAGGCAGTGCGATTGCCGGAATTGATGAAGGCATAATGATATTAACGGTGCAAGGACAGGGAAACCGCAGTGATGCTTATGAGCTGAGTTTTATCGCGATACCTTACCAGCCATTAAAACCTTACCGCCCGGAGCCTATCCCTTTCCCAACCATTGATGGCACCTTACCGGCACGAGTAACCAGTCCAGATAATGACACCTATGGTTATATTGATACACAAGGGCGCTATCGGGTTAAATTTAACTTTGACTTAAAAGAGTGGCGAAACGGTGAAGAGAGTTTATGGCTAAGACTGGCTAAACCGTATGCCGGCAGTACCTATGGTTTTCACTTTCCACTGATTGACGGCACAGAAGTTGCGGTTGCCTTTACTAACGGTAATCCGGACCGACCTTATATTGCGCATGCAATGCATGACAGTCAACACCCTGACCATGTGACCACCATAAACAAACACCGAAATGTAATTCGTACTCCTGCTAATAACAAACTGCGGATGGATGATAAGCGCGGACAAGAGCACATCAAGTTAGCGACCGAATATGGTAAAACCCAGCTTAACATTGGGCATTTAGTTGACCAAAACAAAACCCAGCGAGGTGAAGGGTTTGAACTGCGCACCGATGAGTGGGGAGCAATTGCTGCTAATAAAGGCTTATATCTGACCAGTCAGACCGAACCTAAAGCACAGGGTAAACAACTTGATATGCAAGCTGCCATTACCCAGCTTGAAAATGCGCTATCAATTGCCAAAGCACTGCAAAATGCGGCAACTGCCTCTGAAGCTCATGGTGCGGATACCGACAGTCAAGAACAACTTAAAACAACATTAACCCAGTTAGCCCAAAGTGGCATTCTTGCTTATGCACAAGAAGGCATTGCTTTAACCAGTCCTGAAAACATCCAACTGTCAACGTCAAACAGCGTATCAATGACCAGTGAAAATCAAACTGACATCAATGCGTTAAAAAACATTACTATCTCATCCGGTGAATCCATCGGTCTATTTGCCCATAAATCAGGAATGAAAGTCTTTGCCAACCAAGGTGATGTTGAGGTGCAAGCGCAAAATGCCAACCTGAATATGGCTGCCAAACAAGATATTAAAATAGATAGTGTCGATGGTGAACTGACGGTTACCGCAAGTGAAGAACTGACGTTAATGTGTGGTGGTTCATACATCAAAATCAGTAGTGCAGGGATAGAGCTGGGCACGGCTGATAATGTTTATATAAAAAGTAATGTATTGCAGAAAATGGGGCCTAAGAAGATTGAATCTCCAAATATAGCACTACCACAAAAGGTTACAGAAAATGGCATTAGATTTCATTTTATTGATGAGCAAGGTAGGGTATATGCAAATGAACCTTATATTGTAGTGCTACCTGATGGTCGAAAGCTTCATGGTTTAACCGATAAAAATGGAAGAACAAAAGCATTTTATACTGATTCCCCTGATTCAGTTAATATACAATTAACCAGATTAATATAA
- a CDS encoding Pr6Pr family membrane protein, whose translation MLKRNINLFIALYVLFVVGFETYTYWHTQLRSWQPVTPIGRMVFYYSFFTVLSNLMLAISCLWLAFSPNCNRFIFRVIRLNGLVGVIITAVVYNSILRGIHVPPNIFMRLANESLHVVIPLLGVLSWLIWGPFRRINFRVIMGSLFTMLIYGIYTFVRGFFTQYYPYPFINVTKIGYSQALINAGIVILVFIGLSYLLWAIECLRRQK comes from the coding sequence ATGTTAAAACGAAATATTAATCTTTTTATTGCATTATATGTATTATTTGTTGTTGGCTTTGAAACTTATACTTATTGGCATACACAGCTTCGAAGCTGGCAACCAGTAACGCCAATAGGGCGTATGGTGTTTTATTATAGTTTTTTTACTGTATTATCTAACCTTATGTTGGCAATTAGTTGTTTATGGTTAGCTTTTAGTCCTAATTGTAATCGGTTTATTTTTCGAGTTATTCGATTAAATGGATTGGTAGGTGTAATCATTACTGCTGTTGTGTATAACTCGATTTTGCGTGGCATTCATGTTCCACCAAATATATTTATGCGATTGGCTAATGAAAGTTTACATGTTGTTATTCCTCTATTAGGCGTTTTGAGTTGGCTTATTTGGGGACCATTTCGCCGTATTAATTTTCGCGTCATTATGGGATCTCTATTTACCATGTTAATTTATGGTATTTATACTTTTGTACGAGGTTTTTTTACTCAATACTATCCGTATCCTTTTATCAATGTGACAAAAATCGGTTATTCACAAGCACTGATTAATGCGGGCATTGTCATACTGGTATTTATAGGGTTATCCTATTTGTTATGGGCAATTGAATGCTTAAGGAGACAAAAATGA